In Lujinxingia sediminis, a single genomic region encodes these proteins:
- a CDS encoding Crp/Fnr family transcriptional regulator: protein MAESQSKSNHWRFRQLITGPEAQAAFDLLRERGRVERWGHAARIHLDRQHDERVVVLKGQVLLGDRTALTRGDAFAPPPPEVDPDFEALAHQETTIVILEQEALRESVESLVPERVVQVGSIFQRRELSVPLAPLLRTSASTRQAQAILELAERYGEPGEEDQRVAPPLSSAQLASLAGLDRPRARQALTLLERAGLIRRDRRALHVLDLEGLRRFALG from the coding sequence GTGGCAGAGTCGCAATCGAAGTCGAATCACTGGCGTTTTCGCCAGCTCATCACCGGGCCCGAGGCCCAGGCAGCGTTTGACCTTTTGCGCGAGCGCGGACGCGTGGAGCGCTGGGGCCATGCGGCCCGTATTCACCTGGATCGCCAGCACGATGAGCGCGTCGTCGTTCTCAAAGGCCAGGTACTCCTGGGCGATAGGACTGCGCTCACACGTGGCGACGCCTTCGCGCCGCCGCCCCCCGAGGTTGATCCCGACTTTGAGGCGCTTGCCCACCAGGAAACAACCATTGTGATTCTGGAGCAGGAAGCGTTGCGCGAGAGCGTCGAGTCGCTCGTCCCGGAGCGTGTGGTGCAGGTCGGATCGATCTTTCAGCGCCGCGAACTCAGCGTGCCCCTGGCCCCGCTGTTGCGCACGTCGGCCAGCACCCGTCAGGCGCAGGCCATTTTGGAGCTCGCCGAGCGCTATGGAGAGCCGGGTGAGGAGGACCAGCGCGTCGCTCCGCCCCTGTCCTCGGCCCAGCTCGCTTCGCTCGCGGGCCTCGACCGCCCTCGCGCCCGCCAGGCGCTGACCCTCCTGGAGCGCGCCGGACTTATTCGTCGCGACCGTCGCGCCCTGCACGTGCTCGATCTGGAGGGGCTGCGGCGATTTGCCCTGGGCTGA
- the hflK gene encoding FtsH protease activity modulator HflK, which produces MAIDIDKLRTMGRSKMPGVIALGIFFLVVVGSSMFQVDANSVGVVLRLGKLSRSVGPGLHFKAPLGIEKVYKVPVEEQRKEEFGFRTAAVGDATRYSTEGYGHESLMLTGDLNVVEVEWTVQYRISDPYLYLFRVRDVEHTLRYMSQALMREFVGDRTVNEVLTAGRTELASSVQARLQELCNHYEMGITVGQVILQDVTPPDPVKPSFNQVNQAQQEMERMINEARRDYNAVIPRAEGRAEQQIQQAEGYLIDRTNRARGEVARFASLYSEYAKAPEITRQRIYLETLGEVLPKIKNKVILDSEATNMMPVMQLGGASTFQAAPLSTLGGEK; this is translated from the coding sequence ATGGCGATCGACATAGATAAATTACGTACGATGGGCCGCTCGAAGATGCCCGGCGTCATCGCCCTGGGAATCTTCTTTTTGGTGGTCGTCGGCAGCTCCATGTTCCAGGTCGACGCCAACAGCGTCGGTGTGGTGCTGCGCCTGGGGAAGCTCTCGCGTTCGGTGGGGCCGGGGCTGCATTTTAAGGCGCCGCTGGGTATCGAGAAGGTCTACAAGGTGCCCGTCGAAGAGCAGCGCAAAGAGGAATTCGGCTTTCGCACGGCGGCTGTCGGCGACGCCACCCGCTACAGCACCGAGGGCTACGGGCATGAGTCCCTGATGCTCACCGGTGATCTCAATGTGGTGGAGGTGGAATGGACGGTGCAGTACCGGATCAGCGACCCTTACCTCTACCTCTTTCGAGTGCGCGATGTGGAGCATACCCTTCGGTACATGTCGCAGGCGTTGATGCGGGAGTTCGTCGGGGACCGCACCGTCAACGAGGTGCTTACCGCTGGCCGTACCGAGCTCGCGAGCTCGGTGCAGGCTCGTCTCCAGGAACTGTGCAATCATTACGAGATGGGCATCACCGTGGGCCAGGTCATCCTCCAGGATGTGACGCCTCCCGACCCGGTCAAACCTTCCTTTAACCAGGTCAACCAGGCCCAGCAGGAGATGGAGCGCATGATCAATGAGGCGCGTCGCGACTACAACGCGGTCATCCCTCGCGCCGAGGGCCGCGCCGAGCAGCAGATTCAACAGGCTGAGGGCTACCTTATCGACCGCACCAACCGGGCCCGCGGCGAGGTCGCGCGTTTTGCCAGTCTGTACTCGGAGTATGCGAAGGCGCCCGAGATCACCCGTCAGCGCATCTACCTGGAGACGCTTGGCGAGGTGCTGCCGAAGATCAAAAACAAGGTCATCCTCGACTCCGAGGCCACCAACATGATGCCGGTGATGCAACTCGGTGGAGCTTCCACGTTTCAGGCCGCGCCCCTGTCGACCCTGGGAGGTGAGAAATGA
- the thpR gene encoding RNA 2',3'-cyclic phosphodiesterase, producing MRRLFIAVDLSINVVERLVLFQDELQGRLRGAFGDDLSVRWTDAENIHLTLKFLGDTPDDLVSMLESTVRRLAEPLFPFEVECRGFGAFPRPDQPRILWAGLDTKSAEVLGLLQQALERDLQEIGVAADPREFLPHITLGRLKSRANPDLSELFGRYDELSFGKSYIKDLVLYESHLRHDGPRYEVLERFALGQHG from the coding sequence ATGCGACGCCTCTTCATAGCCGTAGACCTCTCGATCAACGTGGTGGAACGCCTGGTGCTCTTCCAGGATGAACTTCAGGGCCGCCTGCGCGGCGCCTTCGGCGACGATCTCAGCGTGCGCTGGACCGACGCCGAGAACATCCACCTCACCCTGAAGTTTCTGGGCGACACCCCCGACGATCTGGTTTCGATGTTGGAGAGTACAGTCCGCCGTCTGGCCGAGCCCCTCTTTCCTTTTGAGGTGGAATGCCGCGGCTTCGGCGCCTTCCCGCGCCCGGACCAGCCCCGCATCTTATGGGCGGGCCTCGACACCAAGAGTGCCGAGGTGTTGGGGCTTCTGCAGCAGGCGCTGGAGCGCGACCTTCAAGAGATCGGCGTCGCCGCCGACCCCCGAGAGTTCCTGCCACACATCACCCTGGGTCGGTTGAAGTCACGGGCTAACCCCGATCTCAGCGAGCTTTTCGGGCGTTACGACGAGCTGAGCTTTGGAAAGAGCTACATCAAAGATCTGGTGCTCTACGAGTCACACCTGCGCCATGATGGCCCACGCTACGAGGTCCTGGAGCGCTTCGCTCTGGGGCAGCATGGCTAA
- a CDS encoding flagellar FliJ family protein, translating into MTSEAYELQVLLELRQGEREQAEALFAEAVGELEKVRRRVREAQGRWERVEAQRRQGAQTFDERARQKGMALIELQNIDRYLEGLRQLSDEAQQALSQVQEEEQRAQRQVHAAQKAMQGAISALKAVESHHEAWSDEQRTVSRRKAETQMDEVATRLWREQQP; encoded by the coding sequence ATGACCAGTGAGGCTTATGAACTTCAGGTACTTCTGGAACTGCGCCAGGGGGAGAGAGAGCAGGCCGAGGCGTTGTTTGCCGAGGCCGTCGGTGAGCTTGAAAAGGTGCGCCGTCGTGTGCGCGAAGCCCAGGGGCGATGGGAGCGCGTCGAGGCCCAGCGACGCCAGGGCGCACAGACCTTCGATGAGCGGGCTCGCCAGAAGGGCATGGCACTGATCGAGCTTCAAAACATCGATCGCTACCTCGAAGGACTGCGACAGCTCAGCGACGAAGCCCAGCAGGCTCTCTCCCAGGTGCAGGAAGAGGAGCAACGCGCCCAACGTCAGGTGCACGCCGCCCAGAAGGCGATGCAGGGAGCGATCAGCGCGCTCAAGGCAGTAGAAAGTCACCATGAGGCCTGGAGCGATGAGCAACGTACCGTGAGCCGACGTAAAGCCGAAACGCAGATGGATGAGGTAGCCACGCGTCTGTGGCGGGAGCAGCAGCCATGA
- a CDS encoding tetratricopeptide repeat protein, translating into MDVSCPQCQTLYEFDEAQLRSVGSVNLKCSQCDHLFRLEVPDELRDESQRRWMVRKASSGDVLYFWGFDELHRWIMNGEVEAHDAISRTGERWSELGTIGEFAPIFQAVASIAGLGRGERREPLEDRATQHFGPASTPMRPRRTTEPHHVATQPGVSPPRPVHQTPSPVRRARVTPSLASPEAPSSPSLNLDAERFGAPPAVEPTPTPRQSPGRAPHLSPVAPEEDDWSLGDLSVTQSGSQIVVAPERRSRRSRGPLLAAVLLVLALGAGIGAWYGGTFDAWMKERSAVEASATSAEARSPLEAEEAAKKPLDRVRTRVGQAHDVARRAALAPVREAALSAAVQEVGVASERSERVARKAQRPDMEAVLASARRALQRGDAQSARARYHRAIELDETNPEAITGLGWALLELGSLDSSVAQFRRAIYRDATYGDAYIGLGRAERDRGNIGAAIEAYQTYLARLPDGPQASIARFQSEQLRRSSGLE; encoded by the coding sequence ATGGACGTCTCTTGCCCGCAGTGTCAGACGCTCTACGAGTTTGATGAGGCGCAGCTGCGCTCGGTGGGCTCGGTCAACCTCAAGTGCAGTCAGTGCGATCACCTCTTTCGTCTGGAGGTGCCCGACGAGTTGCGCGATGAGAGCCAGCGTCGCTGGATGGTCCGTAAGGCGTCCAGCGGGGATGTTCTTTATTTCTGGGGTTTTGACGAACTTCACCGCTGGATCATGAATGGTGAGGTTGAGGCTCATGATGCGATCTCTCGCACCGGCGAGCGTTGGAGCGAGTTGGGGACCATCGGGGAGTTTGCACCGATTTTTCAGGCGGTAGCCTCGATCGCGGGGTTGGGGCGAGGGGAGCGGCGCGAGCCTCTGGAGGATCGTGCCACGCAGCACTTCGGGCCGGCATCGACGCCGATGCGTCCCCGTCGAACGACCGAGCCTCATCACGTCGCAACGCAGCCTGGCGTTTCGCCACCTCGTCCGGTGCATCAGACACCATCACCGGTACGCCGCGCCCGGGTCACCCCGAGTCTGGCGAGCCCGGAAGCACCGAGCTCGCCCAGTCTTAACCTGGACGCCGAGCGTTTCGGGGCGCCCCCGGCGGTTGAACCCACCCCAACGCCGCGACAATCTCCCGGGCGCGCACCGCATCTGAGTCCGGTGGCCCCCGAAGAGGATGACTGGTCACTCGGCGACTTAAGCGTGACGCAGTCCGGCTCTCAGATCGTCGTGGCCCCGGAGCGGCGTTCTCGTCGCTCGCGCGGCCCGCTCCTGGCGGCGGTGCTGCTAGTGCTTGCGCTCGGCGCAGGCATCGGTGCGTGGTACGGCGGGACGTTCGATGCCTGGATGAAAGAGCGCAGCGCCGTCGAGGCCTCCGCGACGTCGGCCGAAGCCCGGTCCCCCCTGGAGGCTGAAGAGGCGGCGAAGAAGCCCTTAGATCGGGTTCGCACTCGCGTGGGGCAGGCGCACGACGTGGCGCGTCGGGCGGCGCTCGCACCGGTCCGGGAGGCTGCGCTAAGCGCGGCGGTGCAGGAGGTTGGCGTGGCGAGCGAGCGAAGCGAGCGCGTCGCCCGGAAGGCGCAACGCCCCGACATGGAGGCCGTGTTGGCCTCGGCACGTCGTGCGCTGCAGCGGGGGGATGCACAGAGTGCCCGGGCACGCTACCACCGTGCGATTGAGCTCGATGAGACGAACCCGGAGGCGATCACCGGTCTGGGGTGGGCACTTCTGGAGTTAGGCTCGTTGGACTCCTCGGTGGCCCAGTTTCGCCGTGCGATCTACCGCGATGCGACCTACGGGGATGCGTACATCGGCCTGGGACGGGCGGAGCGCGACCGGGGCAACATCGGGGCTGCGATCGAGGCCTACCAGACCTACCTGGCCCGATTGCCCGACGGTCCACAGGCCTCGATCGCGCGCTTTCAGAGCGAGCAGCTCCGACGCTCGAGCGGTCTGGAGTAG
- a CDS encoding CinA family nicotinamide mononucleotide deamidase-related protein — MIKHVGILCIGDELLDGRVSDKNGRHVMSLGEDRLFQVRELRIVRDDEDRIVQALDALSSCDVIVVSGGLGPTADDRTRESAAAWSQDVLHEDAASLQRLEERARERGYTLTENNRRQCSFPSRATILATEVGTAPGFRVDHRGCATFFFPGVPREFQWFVQRYLLNELTPDQHAPRASARRRYYGLGESKLETMIEGIEALARQLGARVGYRASYPVIEVSLKAPDDTALTELLTFIDARISPWLVAEGDDDFFARVGRRLVEHKATVAVAESCTGGLLGGALTRTPGSSAWFERGYLTYANQAKIDLVGVNPATLASEGAVSAAVVCQMALGAARAAGAPYGLAISGVAGPTGGSTDKPVGTVDFSLHTPQGTFHKRAYYPGRTREEIRTASVYTAMALLLWHLEGRLDAHAVRGPFDPARVEAGVPGAS; from the coding sequence ATGATCAAGCACGTGGGCATACTTTGCATCGGCGACGAGCTCCTCGACGGGCGCGTCAGCGACAAGAATGGCCGTCATGTGATGAGCCTTGGCGAGGACCGCCTCTTCCAGGTCCGCGAGCTGCGCATTGTGCGCGACGACGAAGATCGCATCGTTCAGGCGCTTGATGCGCTGAGTTCCTGCGATGTGATCGTGGTCAGCGGAGGGCTCGGCCCCACCGCCGACGACCGCACCCGGGAGTCGGCTGCGGCCTGGAGCCAGGATGTCTTGCATGAGGACGCCGCAAGTCTGCAAAGGCTGGAGGAGCGCGCGCGGGAACGAGGCTATACACTGACCGAGAATAACCGTCGGCAGTGCTCCTTCCCCTCCCGCGCCACCATCCTGGCCACCGAGGTGGGGACGGCACCGGGGTTTCGCGTGGATCATCGCGGTTGCGCCACCTTTTTCTTTCCCGGCGTCCCCCGGGAGTTTCAGTGGTTCGTGCAGCGCTACCTTTTAAACGAGTTGACGCCGGACCAGCACGCCCCGCGTGCCAGCGCTCGCCGGCGTTACTACGGCCTCGGTGAATCGAAGCTCGAGACGATGATCGAGGGCATCGAGGCGCTGGCGCGCCAGCTCGGCGCTCGGGTGGGCTATCGGGCGAGTTACCCGGTGATCGAGGTCTCGTTGAAGGCTCCCGATGATACGGCGCTCACCGAGTTGCTCACCTTCATTGATGCACGCATCAGCCCCTGGCTTGTCGCCGAGGGCGATGACGACTTCTTCGCCCGAGTGGGACGACGGCTCGTTGAGCACAAGGCCACCGTTGCCGTGGCAGAGTCGTGCACTGGAGGGCTGCTCGGCGGGGCGCTGACCAGGACGCCGGGAAGTTCCGCCTGGTTTGAGCGGGGCTATCTTACGTACGCCAACCAGGCCAAGATCGATCTTGTGGGCGTCAACCCCGCCACGCTTGCGAGCGAGGGTGCCGTGAGCGCGGCGGTGGTCTGCCAGATGGCCCTGGGGGCTGCGCGCGCTGCCGGCGCCCCCTATGGCCTGGCCATCAGCGGTGTGGCCGGTCCCACAGGTGGGAGCACTGATAAACCGGTGGGCACCGTCGACTTCAGCCTGCACACCCCGCAGGGCACCTTTCATAAGCGTGCGTACTACCCGGGTCGTACCCGCGAGGAGATCCGCACCGCATCGGTCTACACCGCGATGGCCCTGCTGCTCTGGCACCTCGAAGGTCGCCTGGATGCCCACGCCGTGCGCGGCCCTTTTGACCCGGCACGCGTTGAGGCCGGCGTGCCTGGCGCCTCGTAA
- a CDS encoding serine/threonine-protein kinase, translating into MPEEFGTYQLHRKIAQGGMAEVFEARALGEIGGFSRPVAIKRMFPHLVDRDDIITMFIDEARIASRLLHPNIVQIYDLGVVDGAFYLAMELVEGLDLRRVCELGVKQDFFLPRELAVRIIADVASGLHYAHTRCDDQGRPMRVVHRDISPQNVLLSVQGGVKICDFGIAKAESRLTHTRTGEFKGKFSYMSPEQFDGGALDHRSDIFTLGIVLYEITTVSRLFRSRTEYETMRKITEGVVTRPSEVRADYPEELEAIVLRALARDPEDRFQSAGELAEALEDWLFERRVRVGSRQLAEYFRELERRAQEPTEPGDDGGEDATRPVTISEQHFVLGDDDLEVLEDVDVLEERTRASSIDVTTLEIGEGARREAFGEPGGVPVVEVRRVEARASAAHAYAEAEGASIDETLVDVRVDDDVTGGMQARGEGLDERDAWLSLSDGERDVSGEEALERVPESADASTSSAAPSTRTSAGNDDSFWRKIPELDVASSSGPSPWAPPVPSIAATAAMPTIEADRAGGSRPILLWAGLGALILLAGLAALLWSGGNGSEALEEAPALRDQPRQMATLSIVTEPPGARVIADGVRLDGATPLQAQLEAGPTHDLWVVAEGYRPVRLEARAGTPLAPVVLERSVGGARAPLSFESTPSGAAIYLNGERVGVTPLRLENVVADGLSHVQFELAGHKAHVSWVQPSPEQHHRIEGMLASQEATRAIVRVSSRPRSSRVMLDGASIGTTPLEEVVAAAGFGRVEISAHERRAQAFVLDFNAVGSVHIDTALSPLETGQGTLSLSVSPAAAIYIEGRSFGAGPIKELELEAGSHTLVFETIEGRRLRASVDIEADAHLAIDATLQGDKIDLRPR; encoded by the coding sequence ATGCCCGAAGAGTTCGGGACGTACCAACTTCATCGAAAGATCGCACAGGGGGGGATGGCGGAAGTCTTCGAGGCGCGCGCCCTCGGAGAGATCGGCGGGTTTAGCCGTCCGGTAGCGATCAAGCGCATGTTCCCGCATCTGGTCGATCGCGATGACATCATCACGATGTTCATCGATGAAGCGCGTATCGCCTCCAGGTTGCTGCACCCGAATATCGTACAGATCTACGATCTGGGCGTGGTGGACGGGGCCTTCTACCTGGCGATGGAACTCGTAGAAGGGCTGGACCTTCGCAGAGTGTGTGAGCTGGGGGTGAAGCAGGACTTCTTTTTGCCTCGCGAGCTGGCCGTTCGCATCATCGCCGACGTGGCCAGCGGGCTTCATTATGCGCACACCCGCTGCGACGACCAGGGACGCCCGATGCGGGTGGTCCATCGCGATATCTCACCACAAAACGTGCTCTTAAGCGTGCAGGGTGGCGTCAAGATCTGCGACTTCGGCATTGCCAAAGCCGAGAGTCGGCTCACGCATACGCGAACCGGGGAATTTAAGGGGAAGTTCTCCTACATGAGCCCGGAGCAATTCGACGGCGGTGCGCTCGATCATCGCAGCGACATTTTTACTCTGGGAATTGTGCTCTACGAGATCACCACGGTCTCGCGCCTGTTCCGCTCGCGCACCGAGTACGAGACGATGCGCAAGATCACCGAGGGCGTAGTGACTCGGCCCTCGGAGGTGCGCGCGGACTATCCCGAGGAGCTTGAGGCGATCGTGCTGCGCGCTCTGGCCCGCGATCCTGAGGATCGCTTTCAGAGCGCCGGTGAGCTGGCCGAGGCGCTGGAGGACTGGCTCTTTGAGCGGAGGGTCAGAGTGGGCTCGCGCCAGCTTGCCGAGTACTTCCGCGAGCTGGAGCGTCGCGCGCAGGAGCCAACCGAACCCGGGGACGATGGCGGCGAAGATGCCACGCGTCCGGTGACCATCTCCGAGCAGCACTTTGTGCTCGGTGATGATGACCTCGAAGTGTTGGAAGATGTCGATGTGCTCGAAGAGCGCACCCGCGCAAGTTCCATCGATGTGACGACCCTGGAGATCGGGGAGGGCGCGCGCCGTGAAGCCTTCGGTGAGCCGGGTGGGGTGCCGGTGGTGGAAGTGCGTCGGGTCGAGGCCCGCGCGTCTGCGGCGCACGCGTATGCCGAGGCCGAAGGGGCGTCGATTGACGAGACGCTGGTCGATGTGCGCGTCGATGACGATGTTACAGGCGGGATGCAGGCTCGGGGGGAGGGGCTGGACGAGCGCGATGCGTGGCTCTCCTTGTCGGATGGTGAGAGGGACGTGTCCGGGGAGGAGGCGTTGGAGCGTGTCCCTGAGTCGGCGGACGCATCCACGTCCTCTGCAGCTCCCTCAACACGCACTTCCGCGGGCAATGATGACTCCTTCTGGCGTAAAATCCCGGAGTTGGACGTGGCCTCCTCAAGTGGTCCGTCGCCCTGGGCGCCGCCGGTGCCCTCGATCGCGGCAACCGCGGCGATGCCCACCATCGAAGCAGATCGGGCCGGAGGGTCGCGACCGATCCTGCTTTGGGCGGGGCTCGGAGCGCTGATTCTGCTGGCGGGGCTGGCGGCTCTGCTGTGGTCCGGGGGGAATGGCAGTGAGGCGCTCGAGGAGGCGCCGGCGTTGCGGGATCAACCTCGCCAGATGGCAACCTTAAGCATCGTTACGGAGCCCCCGGGAGCGCGGGTGATTGCCGATGGCGTGCGTCTGGACGGCGCCACCCCGCTTCAGGCTCAACTCGAAGCCGGACCGACCCATGACCTCTGGGTGGTGGCCGAGGGGTACCGCCCGGTGCGCCTGGAAGCGCGGGCCGGAACGCCGCTTGCACCGGTGGTCCTGGAGCGTTCGGTCGGAGGAGCGAGGGCCCCGCTGAGTTTTGAGAGCACGCCCTCCGGCGCGGCGATCTACCTCAACGGGGAGCGGGTAGGGGTCACGCCCTTGCGCCTTGAGAACGTGGTGGCCGATGGCCTCAGCCACGTCCAATTTGAGCTCGCCGGCCACAAGGCTCACGTCTCCTGGGTGCAACCCTCGCCGGAGCAGCACCACCGGATCGAGGGGATGCTCGCCAGCCAGGAGGCCACCCGGGCCATTGTGCGGGTGAGCAGCCGGCCGCGCAGCAGCCGGGTGATGCTTGATGGGGCGTCCATCGGTACGACGCCCCTCGAAGAGGTCGTGGCTGCAGCGGGCTTCGGCCGGGTTGAGATCAGTGCTCATGAGCGACGAGCCCAGGCCTTTGTCCTGGACTTCAATGCGGTGGGAAGTGTGCATATCGACACCGCGCTTTCACCTCTGGAAACGGGGCAGGGCACCCTCAGCCTGAGCGTGTCGCCGGCGGCGGCGATCTACATCGAAGGCCGCTCGTTTGGAGCAGGCCCGATCAAGGAGCTCGAGCTTGAAGCGGGCTCACACACTCTGGTCTTTGAGACGATCGAGGGTCGCCGTCTGCGCGCATCGGTCGATATTGAGGCCGACGCCCATCTGGCGATCGACGCCACATTGCAGGGCGATAAGATCGATCTGCGGCCGCGCTGA
- the sctN gene encoding type III secretion system ATPase SctN has product MPLEQTSILSRYMDRLDAASPVRVTGRVQAVTGLVVKASVPDAAVGELVEIRLGARGTMPAEVVGFEGDLAVLMPLGSVEGIGPGAEVESTGQPLSIHCGPGLLGRVLDGLGRPIDAGPPLGGPGFARWPILREAPDPFKRRRITAPLSMGVRAIDGLLTVGKGQRVGLFAGSGVGKSTLMGQIARGCDAEVIVIALIGERGREVRDFLEEVLGEEGMKKAVVVVATSDAPSMVRLKSAFVATAIAEYFRAEGAEVLMMMDSVTRFARAQREVGLAAGEPPARQGYPPSVFSMLPRLLERTGNDETGSITALYTVLVAGGDMEEPIADEVRGILDGHIILSRKLASRSHWPAIDVLPSLSRVMRGVTSPQHVQVAERFRQVLATYESRRDLISLGAYEYGADEEVDFAIDCIEEMEAVLKQGLDEHTSLDETIERISDLFA; this is encoded by the coding sequence ATGCCCCTTGAACAGACCTCGATCCTCTCCCGTTATATGGATCGCCTGGATGCGGCCAGCCCGGTGCGCGTGACCGGCCGGGTGCAGGCGGTCACAGGCCTGGTGGTGAAGGCCAGTGTGCCGGATGCCGCGGTCGGTGAGCTGGTGGAGATTCGCCTGGGCGCCCGTGGCACCATGCCCGCTGAAGTGGTGGGCTTTGAGGGGGATCTGGCCGTGCTGATGCCACTTGGCAGCGTCGAGGGGATTGGCCCGGGTGCCGAGGTCGAGTCAACCGGCCAACCGCTGAGCATTCACTGCGGACCGGGGCTGCTCGGTCGTGTGCTCGATGGGCTGGGGCGCCCCATTGACGCCGGCCCCCCTCTGGGAGGCCCGGGCTTTGCGCGTTGGCCGATTCTACGTGAAGCTCCAGATCCTTTTAAGCGCCGTCGCATCACCGCGCCGCTCTCGATGGGGGTGCGCGCCATCGATGGCTTACTCACCGTAGGCAAAGGTCAGCGTGTGGGGCTCTTCGCCGGCAGCGGCGTGGGGAAGTCGACCCTGATGGGCCAGATCGCCCGCGGTTGTGATGCCGAGGTCATCGTGATTGCGCTCATTGGTGAGCGTGGCCGCGAGGTGCGCGATTTCCTCGAAGAAGTGCTTGGCGAGGAGGGCATGAAAAAGGCGGTGGTGGTCGTGGCCACCAGCGATGCGCCGAGCATGGTGCGCCTGAAGTCAGCTTTTGTGGCGACTGCGATCGCCGAGTATTTTCGTGCCGAAGGCGCCGAGGTACTCATGATGATGGATTCGGTCACACGTTTTGCCCGCGCCCAGCGCGAGGTCGGTCTGGCCGCCGGCGAGCCGCCCGCGCGTCAGGGATACCCCCCGAGTGTGTTCAGTATGTTGCCGCGTCTACTGGAGCGTACCGGCAACGATGAGACCGGTTCGATCACGGCGCTCTACACCGTGCTTGTTGCCGGTGGTGATATGGAGGAGCCCATCGCCGACGAAGTTCGCGGCATCCTCGACGGTCACATCATCTTAAGCCGTAAGCTCGCCAGCCGTAGTCACTGGCCGGCCATCGATGTGCTGCCTTCGCTCTCGCGCGTGATGCGGGGGGTCACAAGCCCGCAGCACGTCCAGGTCGCCGAGCGTTTTCGTCAGGTGCTCGCCACCTACGAGAGCCGGCGAGATCTTATCAGCCTGGGCGCATACGAGTACGGGGCTGATGAGGAGGTCGATTTTGCGATCGACTGCATCGAAGAGATGGAGGCGGTGCTCAAACAGGGGCTCGATGAGCACACAAGCCTTGATGAGACGATTGAACGCATCAGCGATCTATTTGCGTAG
- a CDS encoding FliH/SctL family protein: protein MHPSDEIPTILKAGSEVALAVEPVFARATIVRKRVIADLEALEATIAGARADVAREVEDAKAQAESIRARALEEGQRLASEEMLEALARARAEYDLLLKRAEPDMVRLAFQIASRLIGEMLEMAPERVEQMVACSLELVRGKRQVLLRVHPEDLATLRAAEARLSYVIGGAPVHLQADDEVARGGCLIETESGQIDARLQTQLDVLQAALLDGGS from the coding sequence ATGCACCCGAGCGATGAGATTCCCACGATATTAAAGGCCGGCTCGGAGGTGGCACTGGCGGTCGAGCCGGTCTTCGCCCGCGCGACAATCGTGCGAAAGCGCGTGATCGCTGATCTTGAGGCTCTGGAGGCGACGATCGCCGGGGCGCGTGCCGACGTTGCCCGGGAGGTCGAGGATGCGAAAGCGCAGGCCGAGAGCATCCGCGCGCGTGCCCTGGAAGAGGGGCAGCGCCTGGCGAGCGAAGAGATGTTGGAAGCGCTTGCCCGTGCGCGCGCTGAGTACGACCTGCTCCTTAAACGCGCCGAGCCCGATATGGTGCGCCTGGCCTTTCAGATCGCCTCAAGGTTGATCGGGGAGATGCTCGAAATGGCGCCGGAGCGCGTCGAGCAGATGGTCGCGTGCTCGCTGGAGCTTGTGCGGGGCAAACGCCAGGTGCTCTTGCGCGTGCATCCCGAGGACCTTGCAACCTTGCGGGCGGCCGAGGCGCGCCTCTCGTACGTGATCGGTGGCGCGCCTGTGCATCTTCAGGCTGATGACGAGGTGGCCCGCGGCGGATGTCTCATTGAGACCGAATCCGGACAGATTGACGCCAGACTGCAGACGCAACTCGATGTGCTGCAGGCCGCATTGCTGGATGGAGGCTCCTGA